Proteins from a genomic interval of Salinarchaeum sp. Harcht-Bsk1:
- a CDS encoding ABC transporter ATP-binding protein — MTAIQAEALRKSFGDLAAVDGLSLSVEAGELYGLLGPNGAGKTTAIELLTGQLEADGGSASVLDVDPAAEPIGVRERVGVLPEKEAPPSFLTPREFFDFVGRVRGIDDATLERGVEEWAGRLGMAEHLDTLAADLSRGNQQKVMIAAAFLHDPDAVFIDEPLANLDPIVQERVKEALVEYARDNAVMLSTHHVEVAAEVCTTVGIVHGGELVAERDPSDLAPDRTLLDEFLAAVEDGHAAADGIADDGAGASAAADGAGGVSAAAPQARGSPADDPDEEDRGR; from the coding sequence ATGACTGCAATCCAGGCCGAGGCCCTCCGAAAGTCCTTCGGCGACCTCGCGGCCGTCGACGGGCTCTCGCTGTCCGTCGAGGCCGGCGAACTCTACGGGCTGCTCGGCCCGAACGGCGCGGGGAAGACGACCGCGATCGAACTCCTGACCGGGCAGCTCGAGGCCGACGGCGGGTCGGCGAGCGTGCTCGACGTCGATCCCGCGGCAGAGCCGATCGGTGTCCGCGAGCGCGTCGGCGTGTTGCCGGAGAAGGAGGCACCACCGTCCTTCCTCACGCCGCGGGAGTTCTTCGACTTCGTCGGCCGCGTTCGGGGAATCGACGACGCGACCCTCGAACGGGGCGTCGAGGAGTGGGCCGGCCGCCTCGGCATGGCCGAGCACCTCGACACGCTCGCCGCGGACCTCTCCCGGGGCAACCAGCAGAAGGTCATGATCGCCGCGGCCTTCCTCCACGACCCCGACGCGGTGTTCATCGACGAACCGCTCGCGAACCTCGACCCGATCGTCCAGGAGCGCGTGAAGGAGGCGCTCGTCGAGTACGCACGGGACAACGCGGTGATGCTCTCGACCCACCACGTCGAGGTCGCCGCGGAGGTCTGCACGACCGTCGGCATCGTGCACGGCGGTGAACTCGTCGCCGAGCGCGACCCGAGCGATCTCGCGCCCGATCGCACGCTGCTCGACGAGTTCCTCGCTGCCGTGGAGGACGGCCACGCCGCTGCCGATGGGATCGCGGACGACGGCGCTGGTGCCAGCGCGGCTGCCGACGGTGCCGGAGGCGTCTCGGCCGCGGCGCCGCAGGCCAGAGGATCGCCAGCGGACGACCCGGACGAGGAGGATCGCGGGCGATAG
- a CDS encoding GNAT family N-acetyltransferase, giving the protein MHVRQASPADGDPVRELVERSMLSSYSLGPGTITAAVGEWFGTDALAEKRDDGDRAVFVAERDDAIVGVVDAAYVPETGTGDVLWLHVHPDYRGEGIGRRLFEAATDWLADAGADHVRGLVLSNNADGNAFYRELGFERVGEREVEIDGTPYTEHVYHGEGRERVTVLEDDGREVYVDLEDASRGSLGPFFTVFADADKTERYGFQCGHCDTLATAMDSMGRVECSACGNTRKPTRWDAAYL; this is encoded by the coding sequence ATGCACGTACGCCAGGCATCACCCGCGGATGGCGACCCCGTCCGGGAACTCGTGGAGCGATCGATGCTCTCCTCGTACTCGCTCGGGCCGGGAACGATCACGGCCGCCGTCGGGGAGTGGTTCGGGACGGACGCGCTCGCGGAGAAGCGCGACGACGGCGACCGGGCCGTGTTCGTGGCCGAACGCGACGACGCGATCGTGGGCGTCGTCGACGCGGCCTACGTCCCGGAGACCGGCACGGGCGACGTGCTCTGGCTCCACGTCCATCCCGACTACCGCGGCGAGGGCATCGGCCGTCGACTCTTCGAGGCCGCCACCGACTGGCTCGCCGACGCCGGCGCCGACCACGTCCGCGGGCTCGTCCTCTCGAACAACGCCGACGGCAACGCATTCTATCGCGAACTCGGCTTCGAGCGCGTCGGCGAACGCGAGGTCGAGATCGACGGCACGCCCTACACCGAGCACGTCTACCACGGCGAGGGCCGCGAGCGCGTGACCGTCCTCGAGGACGACGGTCGCGAGGTCTACGTCGATCTCGAGGACGCCAGCCGCGGCTCCCTCGGTCCCTTCTTCACCGTCTTCGCCGACGCCGACAAGACCGAGCGCTACGGGTTCCAGTGTGGCCACTGCGATACCCTCGCGACCGCGATGGACTCGATGGGACGCGTCGAGTGCAGCGCGTGTGGCAACACCCGCAAGCCCACCCGCTGGGACGCCGCGTACCTCTGA